Proteins from one Ammospiza nelsoni isolate bAmmNel1 chromosome 18, bAmmNel1.pri, whole genome shotgun sequence genomic window:
- the ANAPC5 gene encoding anaphase-promoting complex subunit 5: MASLHDSLYFNPMLTNGVVHANVFGVRDWVTPHKMALLVLLSELGRAGPQLGLLERRRLNRLLLPLLQGPDMALSRLRKAIEECCPHLAGSVHIRLKLMAEGELKDMEQFFDDLSDSFSGTEPEVHKTSVVGLFLRHMILAYNKLSFSQVYKLYTALQQYFQKDEKKDGADESDMELTNPEELDGKMEKEELDGPLREEEIACSGPLSQKQAEYFLSQQASLLKNDETKALAPASLQKELNNLLKFNPDFAEAHYLSYLNSIRVQDVFSSTHSLLHYFDRLILTGAESKSNGDEGYGRSLRYAALNLAALHCRFGHYQQAELALQEAIRIAQESNDHVCLQHCLSWLYILEQKIFDSCVLLEHSVNKSLHFGLPYLASLGIQSLVQQRAFAGKAANKLMDALKDSDVLHWKHSLSELIDISIAQKTAIWRLYGRSTMALQQAQTLLSMNSLEAVNVGVQQNNTESFAVVLCHLAELHAEQGYFAAASEILTHLKERFPPNSQHAQLWMLFDQKIQFERAMNDGRYHVADSLVAGITALNSIEGVYRKAIVLKAQNQMSEAHKLLQKLLIHCQKIKNTEMVIRVLLCMAELYWRSSCHTIALPVLLQALALAREYSLQYLASETVLNLAFSQLILGIPEQALNILHMAIEPVLAHGAVLDKGCAMFLVAKCQVASAASYTPRKKIEALESAILNLNEARSYFAKVDCKEQLRDVLYFQARLLHTLGRTQERNKCAMLFRQLHQELPAHGVPLINAFK, from the exons ATGGCGAGCCTGCACGACAGCCTGTACTTCAACCCGATGCTGACGAACGGCGTCGTGCACGCGAACGTGTTCGGCGTCCGCGACTGGGTCACCCCGCACAAGAtggctctgctggtgctgctcagcgAGCTGGGCCGCGCCGGCCCGCAGCTCGGCCTGCTGGAGCGCCGCCGCCTCAACCgcctgctgctgccgctgctgcag GGTCCCGATATGGCGCTGTCGCGGCTGCGCAAGGCCATCGAGGAGTGCTGCCCGCACCTGGCCGGCTCCGTCCACATCAG GTTAAAACTCATGGCAGAAGGAGAACTGAAAGACATGGAACAATTTTTTGATGATCTTTCAGATTCATTCTCAGGGACAGAGCCAGAAGTTCATAAAACAAGTGTAGTAG GTCTGTTCCTGCGCCACATGATCCTGGCATACAACAAACTTTCCTTCAGCCAGGTCTACAAACTCTacacagcactccagcagtACTTCCAGAAGGATGAGAAAAAGGATGGAGCTGATGAGAGTGACATGGAGCTGACAAATCCAGAGGAGCTGGAtgggaaaatggagaaagaagAACTTGATGGGCCTTTAAG GGAAGAAGAGATAGCCTGCAGTGGGCCTCTTTCCCAGAAACAAGCagagtattttctttctcagcag GCTTCTTTGCTAAAGAATGATGAGACAAAGGCTCTTGCTCCAGCATCTTTACAGAAGGAATTGAACAACTTGTTAAAATTTAATCCAGACTTTGCTGAAGCA caTTATTTAAGCTACTTAAACAGCATCAGGGTGCAGGATGTCTTCAGTTCCACACACAGCCTGCTGCACTACTTTGACCGGCTGATCCTCACGGGCGCCGAGAGCAAAAGCAACGGGGACGAGGGCTACGGGCGCAGCCTGCGCTACGCCGCGCTCAACCTGGCGGCGCTGCACTGCCGCTTCGGCCACTA CCAGCAGGCTGAACTGGCCCTTCAGGAAGCCATCAGGATTGCCCAGGAGTCCAACGACCACgtgtgcctgcagcactgcctg AGTTGGTTGTACATCCTGGAGCAGAAGATATTTGACAGCTGTGTTCTGCTGGAGCACTCTGTGAACAAATCCTTACATTTTGGATTGCCA tATCTTGCTTCCTTGGGAATCCAGTCCTTGGTTCAGCAAAGAGCTTTTGCAGGAAAGGCTGCCAACAAACTAATGGATGCCTTAAAAGATTCTGATGTGTTGCATTGGAAGCACAGCCTGTCAGAGCTCATAGACATCAGCAtagcacagaaaacagccaTTTGGAGACTGTACGGCCGCAG CACCATGGCACTTCAGCAAGCCCAGACCTTGCTGAGCATGAACAGTCTGGAGGCTGTGAACGTGGGCGTTCAGCAGAACAACACCGAGTCCTTTGCCGTGGTGTTGTGtcacctggcagagctgcacGCCGAGCAG GGGTACTTTGCAGCTGCTTCTGAAATACTGACACACCTGAAGGAGAGATTCCCTCCCAACAGTCAGCATGCACAG CTTTGGATGCTGTTTGATCAGAAAATACAGTTTGAGCGAGCCATGAATGATGGCAGATACCATGTAGCAGATTCTCTTGTAGCAGGAATTACAGCACTAAATAGCATTGAAGGTGTATACAG AAAAGCCATTGTATTGAAAGCCCAAAATCAAATGTCAGAGGCACACAAACTTCTGCAGAAATTGTTGATCCACTGCCAGAAAATCAAGAACACCGAGATGGTGATTAG ggtgctgctgtgcaTGGCAGAGCTGTACTGGAGGTCCTCGTGCCACACCATCGCGCTGCccgtgctgctgcaggctctggccctggctCGCGAGTACAGCCTGCAGTACTTGGCCTCTGAAACCGTGCTCAACTTGGCTTTCTCCCAG CTGATCCTTGGCATTCCTGAACAAGCCCTGAATATCCTGCACATGGCAATAGAACCTGTCTTGGCCCATGGAGCTGTCCTGGACAAAGGCTGTGCCATGTTCCTGGTGGCCAAATGTCAGGTGGCTTCTGCAGCTTCCTACACTCCACGAAAGAAGATTGAAG